GCCTTGGAGCGTGGATGGAGCATGGATGGATCATCACGATcattcatcaaaaataaataaataaagctttaaatgCGCACATCTGCCCCATAAACATTAAGCTATAATATTTAAAACTGCTgtgattgattttcattttaatggcaGCTACAGTTATAcacaggaataataataaaaaaaaaaagtcccccATCCCAAATAATTTTTTTGGCCATAATTTGAGACAACTCAAATTAAATTCTTAAATTGGTCGCACATTTGTAAAGCTGGCTTCATGAGGATTTTCCATCACTTTAGGGTGGCTTCTTTATCCATTGAATCCAAAGCCCaccactgcattaaaaaaaactacaaaggagctcagggagcgcagacctccgccaagcagctcactcctcacgtaactggatttacagcgtccacatggtgatctggatcagcatcaaaaggttctaaattgttcttggtatctttatacaccaaccatgaaaagtaaaagtgaatgagagtttatgtgtatttttattattatctatttatttcgaccacgtaaacaacaaagaataaaatgataaaacaatgccaaatacatgcgcacacatatacataaacatatatatactgtacacacatatataaagacattcacacacacacgcagcacatgtaacaTTAactaacaataactcaaacaataaataatatccataatgcactaactatgcaatttacgtgagcgaaaaggagtaggaagaagtatgtacttatacttatttaaccctaccccttctaaacttaaacattatctTTACTTATCAATTTACTAGCTAATGTACATAACATTCTTTACCTTTGTATAATGAAGATTATATTACCTTCTTTACCTTTTTGCTAATGAAGATAGCAATTCCCACCATGTTTGGACCCACGAggtgatttttaactgatttttgaaccCATAAATGgcttttcattgttaaaattaaatatattttccaggCCTCATTCTCGATCAGATCCGAAAGACATTATCCAAAAGATAGTTCATATTAGAACCATTTATGAATTGAATGCAGCTGTTACAagattctatttattttaaagcctccattataaacaaACGAGaaaatccagacaggtatcGGGATCGCTTTTCAAAATTTAATTGGATCTAAATCAGACCAAGagccatcttcagatttttttccctatcaagatccatctagcAGATTTACTGTAATCCTTCTAACAAGTCGAGGTTTATTACCTGGCAAACCGCTGTGCAGGCAAGAAAAACgtgtgagagagaaataagAATTGTGATTGGGTTGATTAacagtttgttttattcttatggGTGACACACGACAGAAATACAATGCATGCATTTAGAAGTGAACCACAGAGCTGCGGGGAGAAAACCTTTACAGCAGAATCCAGTTCAATCAGAGAAACAATATTTCTGCATTCTGAAGCACTGGATCAATATTTCATAAGCCGATCGATTCTCGAAGCCCGAGAGACTTCACTAATGTGTTCCATCGTGAAGCAAACCGGGGATCCACCAAATGGATTTTCTTCCAACCGATAGTTGATAATTATCTGCTGCTGATGGGCCAGCGCTTCATTTTTGGGGTTTTTAATAAAGTGTGATGTTATTATCTTCCACTCAGCTTTAGTTTACgattcaaaaatacattttaaaagccCGTTGGTGGTGTTGGAATATTTattgtctctttttttccccccaccaaagtgaaataaaatttgcttataaaaatacaaagaagAAGGTAATTACATATCAAACGGGTGAAGTCATAAATCTAGAATTTGATTCAAGGTCTTCACAGAAGATTCATAAATAGCCCTGTGGtagaaagagggacaaaaaaaaatgttttttttttaaattaaaacattgaaAGATTGTCTAAAATAAACATCTGTTTTCTTCCCGTCACCTCTggacgtctccgtcctctgaagACGAGACCGCATGCGTGTGAAGCCGCTGTTGGACGGAAGCGGCGGCGTGCTTCACTTCAGCCTTCCCCGCTTTAGAAGAAGCGGAGACGTGAATCTCTCATTTCATCTTCaccagcagcaaaaaaaagaaaaaagaaacgcgTGTGATCCTCACCGTGTGTGACGACCGACAGGACGTGCAGGATGGCGGCCAGTTCGTACAGGCTGCCGATGGCCCCGGAGTCCAACGATGAGCCGACCTCTTTCAGAAACGCTCTGAAAGAAAGAGGAACACGTACAGATTTAGACTTTAAAAGCTGAACGAGCCAGCGGGACTGGACAGGTGAGCTTTACCTGGTGACGGGAGGCGATTTCAGAATGACGGAGAGCAGGACactggacagagggggcatgtcCTCCACTGACTCTGGGGCGATCGCCTCCGCGGGCTGGGCGATCTTTAAAAACATTCGTTATCTCATCATCCGACGCGATCGTATTCCTgatgaccccccaccccccccagacaTGTGGGACGCTCGTCAGACCATCGTCGTCTGCGTCTCTTACCTTCTGAAGCAGATGTCCTTTCTCCACGATGACGACAGCAAACAGAGTCGAGAAGATCCCGCGGAGAGGAGCCGAGTCCCGCATCTGAGCCGCTTGGAGGAAATGCGCCAAGCTGGGAACGGCGGCCCGGCTCAGCTAAGAGAGGACATCAAAGATAAGAGGATCAAACGTCAGCCGGTGGAGGTGGAATATCGAAAAAGTGGGGCCCAAAAAGACGCCAGATAAAAGAAATATGGCAGCTCGAGGGGTTAAACACATCTACCCGTTTCCCTTCCGCTGGTCCCTTCCGGACACAGCGAGCCAGCAGCTCTATTATCTTCTGGAAGATGTTGGCCACCACGCCCAGAAGGACAGCGTTTGGATCTTCCTCGTCGTCGTCCTCAGGCGCGCATCCGTCCACCACCTCCTTCAGAACGGGCAGCACTGCAGGAATACAGCGGTAGCCTGCCTCTGCGCACACGAGGGATAAATGTTAATACAGTAAAATGTGAAGAAATATCACGAGACAGGAAACACTCaccagagaggaggatgagcgAGCACAGGTGGAGGATTTGACCTTTGAACTCCCCGTCGGCCAAACCCACGAGCAAAACATCTCGGCATACCGTCAGGAAGCTCTGGAATCGTCGTCACGATGGAGACAAATGTcacacgcaaaaaaaacaagcgcTTATTAAAACCGACGGCACGCGCAGAAGACGGCGAGTGTCACGGGAGCGTTTCAGAACACGGTTCGTTCCCGCCGCTGCGCGGAAACGAAGGACGTCTGAATGCGCGACAGCCGCGAGGCGACAGGCTGAATATTAATGGTgcgaagaaagaaaataaacacgcTTCAGTGTCACCGTACGAACAGGAAGGGGCGCCGTGCTGCCGAGAGCGGACGGGAGCAGAATGGGAGCAGAATGGGAGACGAAGACCTGGAAGCAGGAAGTTCTCAGCTGAAACCGAATGCTTCGTGTTTCAGGCACAGTTCTGTGAACGTTGTGAGCCCtcaggtttttatttaaacGAGGATAAATGtcgtaaaaaaaattaaaaaagaaatcaaacaatCGTCCCTGAAGCTGCTATAAACTATTCCCTGTTATGGAAATGGACCCggcataaaaacacatttggctgcagaggaaatgAGGCTCCCGTTTCCCTTAATGGAGGCCATTTATATTTCCCTATTTGACCAAATTAAATGCTGCTACTTTGTGCTCATTCAGCAAAGTTATTTCCACCTCAGCTTAACGCATATCTGTTTGCTCTTAATTAACTCTTTGTGGATATTTCCAGGCTAAAATCTTCTCGTTAAAACACGCATaagctcatttattttaatcagcaATAGAAGAGCTCACCTCCGTTATCTGTGCAGCCAACGGCCGTGGCTTCTCCGGAcgaccctcctcctcttcctcctcctcctcctcctcattgccGTTGGGATGTTTGGTGAGGAGGGGCAGAACCCTTTCAGCTAGCCACGCCGCCACATGCTCCAGAGAGAGGAGGTACTCGCGACCCTctgaggactggggggggggggggggcacattagATTTAATGACTCCAGAGATTTCGGATGGAAACAAACGTGTGCACGGCGACACCCACTCTATGCTGCAGATGTGCACTGAGGCGGCCGTGGAACACGAAGACCCCGAGGGCCGTCCCCTCCCCCGGTAACTTGGGGTCCGCCGTGCTGCAGCCGAGACGGGTGAGAAGCACCGACTGTCGAGACAGACGTCGACCTGATTCACGCGTCACTGCGGAGAGGCGGGGAAACATCCGCGGCGTCCAACGTACCCTCCAGCTCCCGAGAACCGCGTGAAGCTGCTTCAGCGGCCTCTCGCCCAGATCCAGGACTTTCTCCCGAGCCGAACGGTGACTTAATAAATACTCCAGGTAGACGAGCGCCACATCCGGCTTGGCCTCCGCCGTCTCCTGTATGCGCACCCGTCGCCTGGCGGTCGGCTTGTCCTGAACGACAAAGGGGTTTGGATCAAAAACCTCTTTCTGACGAACCCAAAGTTTCAGGCTGAAGCTCTGACTGACCCTCTGCTTAGGAAGCGCCTCGGCGAGCCAATCGGTGACGAGCTCCACGACGTTAGAAGCCTGGCCCCAGCTGCACATGCAGTCCAACAGCTGGTTGTACTGCACCGGCGCCGATCccgcctccatcctcctcagCCTGGACAGGACGCCGCAGCTGGAGACGGCAAAAGGGGGGGGGTGCGTTAGAATCGGCGAGAAGGACGCGGTGAAAGCGGGAGCGGTGGAGACACCTGAACGTTGGGACAGCGGCCGGAGGCATGAGTGAGGCCAGCTGGACGAGGGCAGCGGTGCACTGGTCATCCTGAAAGCAAACCCACAAAGGGTTAAAGGGACGCTCGTCGACGGGGAGGGGGACCGAAAAACAACCGAGTTGCCGGTTTGAATACCTCAAAGGCCTGGAAATACTTGGCGAGGACATTTCCAAACTTGGCAAGCGTGTACTTCAGGGCCTCTTGGTTTTGCCTCAGGGCCTTTTCGACACTCCTCCACAGGATGACCACGACCTCCAGCAGGCGGGACACGAGGGCCGTGTCCTTCCCCAGCAGAGGTTCCGCCTGCTgagataaaactttatttattcgtCGTTGCATCTTGTCGACGCGACGATGAAACGATTAATCCGGGAAGTAATCGGCTCAGCTATAAATCCTACTTTGAGTTTAGTTTGTGAATCTAAAGTAGGACTGAAAACAAGACGCCCGTACTTGTTCCGTCGATTCGGGGACGGCTGCGTCTCTCGCTGCGTCTCTCGCTGCGTCTCTCGCTGCGTCTCTCGCTGCGTCTCTCGCTGCGTCTCTCGCTGCGCCGCTCGCTGCGCCGCTCGCTGCGCCGCTCGCTGCGCCGCTCTCCTTGCCGCCTTCGTTCGCGTCGCGGTCGCCCTCGCTCTGGATGCAGCGGTTCAGGACGCGGCGAATGGCCAACATCAGCTTGACTGGAAGGGGCGGGACAGATTCACGCGAGCAGAACACGCAACGTGATTCCGTGTTTGGCCGGTCttcggtcggggggggggggattgaggaCACTCACTTATGTTGGTGGGGGCGGTGTGCTTGTGGGCGTGCTGGTAGAACTTCCTGGCGGCACCGGGGCTCATCTGAATGAGGGTGATGCACCGGCAGCACCATTCCCTCTCCGACTCGCTGACGGGGAAGAAGGACTTGAAGAGCAGGTCGACGATGCGTCTGCAGACGCAATGGGAGTCGATCGCCAGGCGAGCCAGCAGGTGGTCCATTTTACACACGTCCCAGAACTGGAGCGCGGCACACAGAAATATCGCTTCGTTGTTACTCTTGGCACATATTTGAATTTCATTTGGCTGGATTATGTCTGAATTTAAGACGGTAACACCCCCCCCGATGCTTCTGCTCCTTTCGTGTTATTAATGGTCTTTTCAGAGCTGATAAACATTATTATTCTGGGGTGTTTCTTTACCCTGATGGCCTGCTAATTTCTTAATTCCCAGCTTTTAGAAGCTTCTTTATCCTCAGCGAGGCGTTTAAACACGCTGCTATTATAAAGACTTCAAGTTACGGAAGCATCTTTATTATATTGTTATACTTAAACGTAATGCACCGGTCTCCTCCTCCGGCCAAACCGCGCCCATCAGTGGATCGGGACGGCCGCCCTTAAAAGGTTTCCTCCCCCCTGCTTAGATCCAACTCCAGAACGTTCTAGATACCCGATGCAGTGCACATTAAATGCTTCTATTGTGCAATAATAAGGCAAAGGCGAGACAAAAAGCAGCGCCGAGCCAGCGCCCCGGATGCTCTTCTTTAGCGCACACAGAGGAAAGGCCACCGTACCTTTGCAGCTCGCATCGCCTTCACCTTGATCAGCATGTCAAGGAAAGCTGTCCGCACTTTCTCCGAGTTGTCATGAAGGCTGTATTTAAGAGTTGGCAGGAGTTGTTCCAGTATGGGATGACTGAGAGTGTTGTCCAGCACAATAGTGagacactgggggggggagacaacaTTAGATCTCCTGCCTGACGCATCACAAAACATTTGGACAAGAATCTCTAATTATTTCCACGATTGTGTCGTTCCCATCTCCGATCTGGGACGAGGTCGGACACCAGAatcgcagagagagagagaaacagaatcTCCTACTTTGAAAACCGAGCACCGGACATCCGGCGAGCTGCTGTCAGCCGCGAGCTCCACCACCAGCTTCTTCAGGAAGTCTGCGATGATCGCCGGAGGGAGGAGCTCCCAGCACTTAGCCAGGATCTTGCAGACGCCCAGGGTGGCGTTGGAGCGCACGGTGGGATGAGGGTCATCGAGGAGGCCCTGCGGACGACGGACGGGCAGGGCGGGTTTGCCGTCGTGGCCTCTCATCACATCTCGCTAACTTTGAAACGCGAAGCGCCTCCCACCATTGCCGTGTCCAGCTGTTTCTGGACGGCCTCGTCGATGTTCTTGGCGTTCTGGTCCGGGTCGTGCAGCGGGAAGGCGTCGGTGAAGAGGAAAGTGGCGTTTGCACGCACCTCAAAGTTCGGCGCCTGAAGATATTAAAACGGGAACGTCAAGACGGGAAAGGAAAACTGAAACGGGTTCGAAGCATTCCTTACGCTTAACGCTTTCCAGAGAATAGGCTTGTAAAGATTGTGGAGCATCTTGTCCACCTGGCGGCAGCCCTTCCTCGTGTGGAAATAGCACACGATCTGCGCGAGAAGCATCGAGACTGGAGGATATTTGTACACGGCAGAGTACACAAACCGTGTACATCAGCCTACCTGCCGGACTTTGGCGTGGACAGGAGATGATCTGTAAAGGAAGATGGCATTCTGCATCAAATCCTGAACGCACGAGCTCTCAATCCGCTCCTGGAATTCCCCGCTCGCCTTCCTCCAGGCTCTGAAGTAGATCTCCATAATATGAGCAGTGATGCTcctgggaaaagaaaagaaaagaaaaataagcagCGCGGAAGTACGAAACCCGAGAAGAAACTCAACCTCGTGGAGCAAACAAGCGTCGCTCACTTGCTGTAGAACACAAGCTGGTTTTTGATGGTTCGATGAATGATCCCGATAAAGTCGACCTTCCAGCTGAAGAGAAACACCAGGAATCGCTTTCCCTGCGACGGGAAACACGAGTCAGAAACGGATCGACGACGAGAGGAAAGGAACAGCGAGGGCGACTCGACTCACGTCGTCGCTTCTGACGGACGTGGGACGGTGGAAGCTCTGGAGCAACGCGTCAACGATCTGCTTGTTGTCTTCCGATGAGTAGTCGAGACTCGGGAGAACATCGTGGAGGCTCCAGACTCTTTGGATTTCAACACCCTGAATAAAACGGAACCTCACAGCCAGAGCCAAAAAGGCCACGCACTGACCGGTCTGCCTTTTTAAATAGCTGGAGGTCGCGTGCTCACCGGTTTCTTCAGAATAAAACTCTTCTGCAGGGAGACGAGGAAGGCGGTGCGACCGAAACGTTCCTTCTCGGGCAGGTCTTTCTTCCACCAGGCCTCGCAGAGGgcgtggaggcggagctgcaggGGCGTCTCCGAGACGGGAAGAGACGCCAGGACGTCTGGTGGGCGGACAAGAACAACAACTTCATCCACGTGAAGAGAAAATAACGCTCCTCTGgacacttggggggggggggggggggggggacaaaacaaCACAGATTCACCAACCTTGAAGCCTGTGGGCAATTTCCACGAGGGCACTGTAGGCGTCGCCATCTTGGAGGACCTTTACAGAGAGCGTAGCCACGAGCGTCACCCCGTCCAGCACAGCCATGGCAGGCTTCTAGAGGAAAAACAGACgctggtaaaaaacaaaacatctggaCACAACTCAACAGAGCGGGAACTCACGGGGTCTGCAGCCGACTCCGTTTCTTCCTCCCAGCGATCCGGGGGTAACTCCTGCAGGACGTCCTGGAGGAGCGAAGCCAGTTTCCTCCACAGACTCTGCCTTTGGCCACTCGGCatctcctgcagcacctcctcgACGTCAAAGGGCTCGGTTTTGTCTTTCTGCCCCGCAATGAAGTCAAGATGCAGATAGAAAACTCCTCGTATCAGAGCCAATCTGTAATAGTAAGTTCTTACAGCATATGTTTAGTTTGGACATTTATTATACGGTCCATATTTAGCAATTGAATTAAGGGTTGCTTTGATTTGCCGAACATGAGAAGTGACGGGACTCACGTGAAGCCGGATAAAGCGAAGGAAGTCCTCGACATTCTCCTTACAGGCGGCTTCTGAAAACGCCTCTCGTTtggacatgttttgttttgttccgcGAAATGAGACGCAACGCGAAGATTCCCGATAAGCCTGTGATGAGAAGTGCACAAATCAAGCTAGCCTACGTGTAACAAATCAAGCTAGCCTACGTGTAACAAATCAAGCTAACCTACGTGTAACTAAACCAAAACAAAGACGCCAGCCCGCTCGTCGCTAGCTTAAAGTGTTGTTCGCGATAGTTAATACGGCTCTACCGGATATTATTAGTAGTACAACAAGTTGTAATCGCGTCAGTATTAAATATTCAAGAAAATATTTACcttttgtgattttatttacGTTTTTCTCAGCCGGAATACAAACAGATAAAAATCCACCCATAACAGCAAACCCGCGCTAATTTGGATGAATTTACGTCATGACGTTGTGCGTCAACTTCGGCTGTGACGTTTTAAAGTGTTGTTGTAGTTCGCTACTTCTGTCGCTTGATGGCGCCAAACTGCCGCACATGTTGTGTGCATCGACGTGATTGAggcatcctcccccccccccccccccatcaaagcGCCTGTCATCACAAAGGCGTGTTAGCTGCATAGGTAATTTAGGTAATTTTGTGCCTTCGGATTGAAATCTCTACTATCGATTAGACATCAATAATCGATGGAAATATTGCTGCAAGGTCGAATTAAAGCGCTTTCTAAAGGATATTTAAATTTTATACAATCCATCCAGTCTTTACGTGTAGGATAGAA
This DNA window, taken from Brachionichthys hirsutus isolate HB-005 chromosome 14, CSIRO-AGI_Bhir_v1, whole genome shotgun sequence, encodes the following:
- the ncapg2 gene encoding condensin-2 complex subunit G2, which gives rise to MSKREAFSEAACKENVEDFLRFIRLHKDKTEPFDVEEVLQEMPSGQRQSLWRKLASLLQDVLQELPPDRWEEETESAADPKPAMAVLDGVTLVATLSVKVLQDGDAYSALVEIAHRLQDVLASLPVSETPLQLRLHALCEAWWKKDLPEKERFGRTAFLVSLQKSFILKKPGVEIQRVWSLHDVLPSLDYSSEDNKQIVDALLQSFHRPTSVRSDDGKRFLVFLFSWKVDFIGIIHRTIKNQLVFYSKSITAHIMEIYFRAWRKASGEFQERIESSCVQDLMQNAIFLYRSSPVHAKVRQIVCYFHTRKGCRQVDKMLHNLYKPILWKALSAPNFEVRANATFLFTDAFPLHDPDQNAKNIDEAVQKQLDTAMGLLDDPHPTVRSNATLGVCKILAKCWELLPPAIIADFLKKLVVELAADSSSPDVRCSVFKCLTIVLDNTLSHPILEQLLPTLKYSLHDNSEKVRTAFLDMLIKVKAMRAAKFWDVCKMDHLLARLAIDSHCVCRRIVDLLFKSFFPVSESEREWCCRCITLIQMSPGAARKFYQHAHKHTAPTNIIKLMLAIRRVLNRCIQSEGDRDANEGGKESGAAEPLLGKDTALVSRLLEVVVILWRSVEKALRQNQEALKYTLAKFGNVLAKYFQAFEDDQCTAALVQLASLMPPAAVPTFSCGVLSRLRRMEAGSAPVQYNQLLDCMCSWGQASNVVELVTDWLAEALPKQRDKPTARRRVRIQETAEAKPDVALVYLEYLLSHRSAREKVLDLGERPLKQLHAVLGSWRSVLLTRLGCSTADPKLPGEGTALGVFVFHGRLSAHLQHRSSEGREYLLSLEHVAAWLAERVLPLLTKHPNGNEEEEEEEEEEGRPEKPRPLAAQITESFLTVCRDVLLVGLADGEFKGQILHLCSLILLSEAGYRCIPAVLPVLKEVVDGCAPEDDDEEDPNAVLLGVVANIFQKIIELLARCVRKGPAEGKRLSRAAVPSLAHFLQAAQMRDSAPLRGIFSTLFAVVIVEKGHLLQKIAQPAEAIAPESVEDMPPLSSVLLSVILKSPPVTRAFLKEVGSSLDSGAIGSLYELAAILHVLSVVTHAGKAEVKHAAASVQQRLHTHAVSSSEDGDVQRAIYESSVKTLNQILDL